The following proteins come from a genomic window of Alicyclobacillus dauci:
- a CDS encoding manganese-dependent inorganic pyrophosphatase produces MDKVLIFGHKNPDTDSISSAIVYAELKSKLGANVEPVRLGEVNAETQFVLDHFQVKAPRLAETVANEAKEVILVDHNERQQSASDIEQVQVIEVIDHHRIANFETSNPLYYRAEPVGCTATILLKMFKERNVSIRKEIAGLMLSAIISDTLLLKSPTCTDEDVQAARELADIAGVNLDEYGLAMLKAGADLSDKSVSQLISIDAKEFSMGDYKVEIAQVNAVDVNDVLSRQGEVESVLANVINEKKLDLFLFVVTDILNNDSVAIAFGRGAKAVEKAYNVTLVDNKTVLKGVVSRKKQIVPVLTDTLSSMTL; encoded by the coding sequence ATGGACAAAGTACTGATTTTCGGGCATAAGAATCCGGATACGGATTCCATCAGCTCGGCCATCGTTTACGCAGAACTGAAGAGCAAGCTGGGTGCAAATGTGGAGCCTGTTCGCTTGGGTGAAGTCAATGCAGAAACGCAATTCGTCTTGGACCATTTCCAGGTGAAAGCACCACGTTTGGCGGAAACCGTTGCGAATGAAGCAAAAGAAGTGATCCTCGTCGATCACAACGAGCGCCAGCAGAGCGCCAGCGACATTGAGCAGGTTCAGGTGATCGAAGTGATTGATCACCACCGGATCGCGAATTTTGAGACGAGCAATCCCCTCTATTATCGCGCAGAGCCTGTCGGCTGCACGGCGACCATTTTGCTGAAAATGTTCAAGGAACGGAATGTGAGCATTCGCAAGGAGATCGCGGGTCTCATGCTGTCGGCCATCATCTCCGACACACTTCTTCTCAAGTCGCCGACTTGTACGGACGAGGATGTACAGGCTGCACGGGAGTTGGCGGACATTGCGGGTGTAAACCTGGACGAGTACGGCTTGGCCATGCTTAAAGCTGGTGCGGATTTGAGCGACAAGAGCGTTTCGCAGCTCATCTCTATCGATGCCAAGGAATTTTCGATGGGGGATTACAAGGTCGAGATCGCACAGGTCAATGCAGTGGACGTAAACGATGTGCTCTCGCGTCAAGGTGAAGTGGAATCGGTGCTTGCGAACGTCATCAATGAGAAGAAACTCGATTTGTTTCTGTTTGTTGTGACGGACATTCTCAATAACGATTCTGTTGCCATCGCATTCGGGCGCGGCGCTAAGGCTGTAGAAAAGGCGTACAATGTCACACTCGTAGACAACAAGACCGTTTTGAAGGGTGTCGTCTCACGGAAGAAGCAAATTGTCCCTGTTTTGACGGATACCCTGTCAAGTATGACGCTGTAA
- a CDS encoding LysM peptidoglycan-binding domain-containing protein, producing MNKASLSLLATLGISALSFSPSTVFASTTHMVQSGDTLWGIARSTHTTVQKLRSLNHLHSSLIYKGERLQLPGSGSTKMTVKAVAARKTAPVTSGVPKQLIPVYQAAGRKYHVSWQVLAAIHKLESNFSTSGHLKNAEGATGPMQFMPSTFSKYGVAAPGHRVPSIYNVDDAIYTAAHMLAADHYSSSPKTAIYHYNHSISYENQVMRLAGV from the coding sequence TTGAACAAAGCTTCTCTATCTCTACTGGCTACACTAGGCATCTCCGCATTATCCTTTAGCCCCAGCACGGTTTTTGCCAGCACGACACACATGGTGCAATCCGGGGACACATTGTGGGGTATCGCGCGCAGCACTCACACAACGGTTCAAAAACTGCGCTCACTCAATCATCTTCACTCCAGTCTCATTTACAAAGGTGAACGGCTGCAGCTTCCAGGGTCGGGATCGACAAAGATGACAGTCAAGGCTGTCGCCGCAAGAAAAACAGCACCAGTAACAAGCGGTGTTCCCAAGCAATTGATCCCCGTATATCAGGCGGCAGGTCGCAAGTACCACGTGTCTTGGCAGGTTCTCGCCGCAATTCATAAGCTGGAAAGTAACTTCAGCACGTCGGGCCATTTGAAGAATGCGGAAGGTGCAACAGGTCCAATGCAATTCATGCCCTCCACATTTTCCAAATATGGAGTCGCGGCGCCCGGGCACCGCGTACCAAGTATCTATAACGTAGATGATGCAATTTATACCGCTGCTCACATGCTTGCCGCGGACCACTACTCGAGCAGCCCGAAGACAGCAATTTATCACTACAACCACTCGATCAGCTATGAAAATCAAGTCATGCGGCTAGCGGGTGTCTGA
- a CDS encoding antibiotic biosynthesis monooxygenase family protein: MNEMIAQTPNPPYYAVIFTSTPTANQNGYRDMAHELMKLVQDQPGFLGAESVENGLGIIVSYWDSLDAIRNWKNDERHSTAQAKGKTDWYKACRTRICRVEHDYGYEH; the protein is encoded by the coding sequence ATGAATGAAATGATTGCGCAAACACCGAATCCACCATATTACGCGGTTATTTTTACATCTACTCCAACAGCCAATCAGAACGGCTATCGTGATATGGCGCACGAATTGATGAAACTCGTACAAGACCAGCCTGGTTTTCTAGGAGCTGAAAGTGTCGAGAATGGGCTTGGAATCATCGTGTCTTACTGGGACTCGCTTGACGCCATCCGGAACTGGAAGAACGATGAGCGGCACAGTACCGCTCAAGCAAAGGGGAAGACGGATTGGTACAAAGCGTGCAGAACCCGCATCTGTAGGGTCGAGCATGACTATGGTTATGAGCATTAA
- a CDS encoding CcdC family protein, with the protein MLSQTRSILVLSIATCMALLVIWVRLRSAKKPTSSFKLIMPSIAMSTGFIMFANPLMRVPWLYGLEAFIVGTILSYPLMVTSHMYTSGNSVYLKRSKGFILVMLVLLALRTALHGIIDQYLTVAQTSAIFFILAFGMLLPWRIAMYYEYRKITKEKSLSIRRKTAM; encoded by the coding sequence GTGCTGTCGCAAACGAGATCGATCCTGGTGTTGTCAATCGCAACTTGTATGGCCTTGCTGGTTATTTGGGTGAGACTTCGATCCGCAAAAAAACCGACGTCGTCATTCAAACTTATCATGCCTTCGATTGCAATGAGTACGGGGTTTATCATGTTTGCCAACCCATTGATGCGAGTCCCTTGGCTGTACGGTTTAGAAGCATTCATTGTCGGAACGATTCTGTCTTACCCTTTGATGGTCACGTCGCACATGTATACATCTGGGAATTCTGTATACCTTAAGCGTTCAAAGGGATTTATCTTGGTTATGTTGGTTTTGCTTGCACTGCGTACTGCGCTGCACGGGATAATCGATCAATATCTAACCGTCGCACAAACCAGTGCCATCTTTTTTATCTTGGCGTTTGGGATGTTACTCCCGTGGCGTATTGCGATGTATTATGAGTATCGCAAAATCACCAAGGAAAAGTCTTTATCGATCCGCCGCAAAACAGCCATGTAA
- a CDS encoding cytochrome ubiquinol oxidase subunit I, producing MDHVHLARALFGSTLGFHIIYATLGVGIPFMVTVAEVTYALTGDTDYAVMAKRWTRGFTVLLAVSITTGTTVALQLSLLWPKFMQLVGQIIALPFLIEIFAFFMEALFMSIYVYAADRIPRRWRIVSVLLVAIGAAASALLITDANAFMNAPQGFRIENGRAVDVHPWQAVLNPSLPTSDFHVLMTAYMAVPFVLAAVAAYGLLKKSHTDRERQHQYKALMLSLALGGTFGLVAAISGDMSGKYLAGHQPEKLAVAEGLFKTQAHAPLVIGGWVSPSRQDVIGGIKVPDMLSWLATDRLDGVVKGLNDFPRDTWPPLFLHLFFDGMVGIGTALIFFAIFAWAVKRIRRHEKYPFPRWILGIAVICGPLAMVAIELGWIYACIGRQPWIIYHVMRTSDAVTSAPYVGWMFVLFLILYAILAVGSITVLRFYFARHPLEDDIDPDTAKPRRVVWLP from the coding sequence TTGGACCACGTTCATCTCGCTAGGGCATTGTTCGGTTCTACGCTGGGATTTCACATTATTTATGCCACACTCGGCGTGGGAATTCCGTTTATGGTAACAGTGGCTGAAGTCACGTATGCCTTGACCGGCGATACAGATTATGCCGTTATGGCAAAGCGGTGGACACGAGGATTCACAGTGCTGCTCGCCGTAAGTATCACGACGGGTACGACGGTGGCGTTACAGCTAAGTCTATTGTGGCCGAAATTTATGCAACTCGTCGGGCAGATTATTGCGCTTCCGTTTCTGATAGAGATTTTTGCGTTCTTTATGGAAGCACTATTTATGTCTATCTACGTTTACGCAGCCGACAGAATTCCACGTCGTTGGCGCATAGTAAGTGTATTGTTGGTTGCCATTGGTGCAGCCGCTTCGGCATTGCTCATTACGGATGCGAATGCCTTCATGAATGCTCCACAAGGGTTTCGCATTGAGAATGGAAGGGCGGTGGACGTACACCCCTGGCAAGCCGTCCTGAATCCTTCGTTACCCACCTCAGATTTTCATGTGTTAATGACCGCGTACATGGCAGTCCCGTTTGTCCTAGCGGCTGTGGCGGCATACGGTCTGTTGAAAAAGTCTCATACGGATCGTGAGCGTCAGCACCAGTACAAAGCATTGATGTTGTCCTTAGCGCTTGGTGGCACGTTTGGGCTCGTGGCCGCCATTAGTGGTGATATGTCTGGTAAGTATCTTGCTGGCCATCAACCTGAGAAACTTGCGGTGGCAGAAGGCTTATTTAAGACACAAGCGCATGCACCGCTGGTCATTGGCGGGTGGGTCAGTCCGTCTAGGCAAGACGTGATCGGCGGAATTAAGGTGCCCGATATGTTAAGTTGGCTGGCGACAGACCGCCTGGATGGCGTTGTCAAGGGCTTAAATGATTTTCCTCGCGACACTTGGCCGCCACTGTTTCTCCATCTCTTTTTTGACGGCATGGTGGGGATTGGGACAGCGCTCATCTTCTTCGCCATATTTGCGTGGGCAGTAAAGCGGATCCGGCGACACGAGAAGTATCCGTTTCCTAGATGGATTCTGGGAATAGCGGTCATTTGCGGTCCCCTGGCGATGGTAGCCATTGAGCTCGGTTGGATTTACGCATGCATCGGGCGACAACCGTGGATTATATACCACGTCATGCGAACTTCCGACGCCGTTACATCTGCGCCATATGTGGGATGGATGTTTGTGCTTTTCCTAATACTCTATGCCATCCTCGCCGTTGGCAGTATTACCGTGTTGCGGTTTTACTTCGCTCGACATCCTCTGGAGGACGATATTGATCCAGATACAGCAAAACCGAGAAGGGTGGTTTGGTTGCCATGA
- a CDS encoding RluA family pseudouridine synthase yields the protein MTKEAIFSVQNPQMLLPFLLESMPNKGRNKVKSMLTRGQVMVDGRIVTRHDHALRPNQTVKILATVGTPGEDMHGIRILFEDEHLIVVDKPPGLLSIATDQERDRTAYHIITNHVRESAKGGRIFIVHRLDRETSGVMMFAKSESVQQSLQETWHDSVLERAYVVVVEGTLSKAEGTIETWLKESSTRTMFVSRPGDGVKAVTNYKVLSTSGEYSLLEVHLETGRKNQIRVHMQSIGHPVIGDRRYGSKKNPIGRLGLHARLLSFRHPVTQELLTFETAIPSSFRKLFAGESQSRH from the coding sequence ATGACCAAGGAAGCAATATTTTCTGTCCAGAATCCTCAGATGCTCCTTCCATTTTTACTGGAGAGTATGCCGAATAAAGGTCGCAATAAAGTGAAGTCGATGCTGACGCGTGGGCAAGTGATGGTCGATGGGCGGATCGTCACACGTCACGATCACGCCCTTCGCCCCAACCAAACGGTCAAGATTCTCGCTACGGTGGGGACACCAGGTGAGGACATGCACGGCATCCGCATCCTCTTTGAAGATGAGCATTTGATTGTCGTCGATAAACCACCAGGCCTTCTGTCCATCGCCACGGACCAAGAGCGCGACAGAACGGCTTACCACATTATCACCAACCACGTTCGCGAGTCCGCAAAAGGGGGGCGAATATTCATTGTCCACCGTCTGGACAGGGAGACGTCGGGTGTCATGATGTTTGCCAAGAGTGAGTCCGTTCAGCAATCCCTACAGGAGACCTGGCATGACAGCGTCCTGGAGCGCGCTTATGTCGTTGTTGTCGAGGGCACTCTCTCTAAGGCCGAAGGAACCATTGAAACGTGGCTGAAAGAGAGTAGCACGAGGACGATGTTTGTCAGTCGACCCGGAGACGGGGTTAAGGCTGTGACGAACTATAAAGTCCTGAGTACCAGTGGCGAGTATTCGCTCCTTGAAGTGCACTTGGAAACCGGCAGAAAGAATCAAATTCGGGTTCACATGCAAAGCATTGGTCACCCCGTCATCGGGGACAGGCGGTATGGATCGAAGAAAAACCCCATTGGCCGGCTGGGTCTACATGCGCGTCTCCTGTCTTTTCGCCACCCGGTAACGCAAGAGTTATTGACTTTCGAGACGGCGATACCGTCGTCCTTCCGTAAGCTATTCGCGGGTGAGAGCCAGAGCCGACATTGA
- a CDS encoding winged helix-turn-helix transcriptional regulator, protein MSIGTEMNLMDETKMCPKFESAFELLGKRWNGLIIRAMLWGKNRFSDISEMIPQMSDRMLVERLKEMEAAGIVKREVYPDTPVRIEYMLTEKGRDLEAVMDQVQDWANKWIQK, encoded by the coding sequence ATGAGTATAGGAACGGAGATGAATCTCATGGACGAAACGAAGATGTGTCCCAAATTTGAAAGTGCGTTCGAATTATTGGGCAAACGTTGGAACGGACTTATTATTCGTGCGATGCTTTGGGGAAAAAATCGGTTTTCCGACATATCGGAAATGATTCCTCAAATGAGCGATAGAATGCTTGTGGAACGACTTAAGGAAATGGAAGCCGCCGGGATCGTCAAACGAGAAGTGTATCCAGACACTCCGGTCAGGATTGAATATATGCTCACAGAAAAGGGACGTGATCTGGAGGCGGTCATGGACCAAGTGCAAGATTGGGCGAATAAGTGGATTCAAAAGTAA
- a CDS encoding GNAT family N-acetyltransferase: protein MRVTRTTDYDLVARLNRPIHDLHRTLYPEYFKEYVFDDMRDAFKRLMTNDNSVFLLLEDDNEALGYAWIEVRTYPDNAFRKEYRSVYVHQISIVENQKRRGHGSYLMEHIYDIAKREGIHRVELDYWARNEAAKAFYEKHGFVSYRDFVHKEL, encoded by the coding sequence ATGCGGGTCACTCGCACGACGGATTACGATTTAGTCGCAAGGTTAAACAGGCCGATACATGACTTACATAGAACTTTGTATCCAGAGTACTTCAAAGAGTACGTCTTTGATGATATGCGGGACGCGTTCAAACGACTGATGACGAACGACAACTCTGTGTTCCTGTTACTGGAGGATGACAACGAAGCTCTGGGTTATGCATGGATAGAAGTTCGGACGTATCCAGATAATGCATTCAGAAAGGAATACAGGTCAGTCTACGTCCATCAGATCAGTATCGTCGAGAATCAAAAACGACGTGGGCATGGCTCGTATCTGATGGAGCACATCTATGACATAGCCAAACGCGAAGGAATCCACCGGGTTGAATTGGATTATTGGGCGAGAAATGAGGCTGCCAAGGCGTTTTATGAGAAACACGGCTTTGTGAGTTACCGTGACTTTGTTCACAAGGAACTCTAA
- a CDS encoding cytochrome d ubiquinol oxidase subunit II has translation MSAALWGITLLWAIVYIYGIAGSVDFGAGFWSMVFYRDRDVRASTIANRYLSPLWEVTNVFLVLFDVALVGLFPTAVLVLGNILLVPGGLILIFLTIRTVFMVYAHTIDEYQRPLRIVSGVTGLVIPALIMTIFPISEGGNFLVNVGGRLTLSPSLFLQTPALYFYILLGISSELFLSALILGDYALVGKDATAYRVYRKHALWLGPLNMAVALLTALSIARPAAWLERNMVAHWPWFVASGCLFIIGYALMVTSGTDLNRRFRWASVAIVAQYGCAMMGYGLAHLPYLVYPAVTINESFTNSAMFRAVIVVLILGLAVLFPGFVWFWRVFLANRPYATKP, from the coding sequence ATGAGTGCGGCACTATGGGGGATCACGTTGTTGTGGGCAATCGTTTACATCTACGGTATCGCAGGCTCCGTGGATTTTGGTGCGGGTTTTTGGTCGATGGTGTTTTACAGGGACCGCGATGTACGCGCATCCACCATCGCAAATCGGTATTTGTCACCGCTATGGGAAGTGACGAATGTCTTTCTCGTATTATTTGATGTTGCGCTTGTTGGATTGTTTCCCACTGCCGTGCTGGTACTGGGGAATATTCTCCTTGTGCCAGGAGGATTGATACTCATCTTCTTGACCATTCGGACGGTGTTCATGGTGTACGCCCACACCATAGATGAATATCAGCGGCCGCTGAGAATTGTTTCGGGGGTAACTGGTCTGGTGATTCCAGCATTGATTATGACGATTTTCCCCATCTCCGAAGGAGGGAACTTCCTCGTCAACGTTGGGGGACGCCTAACGCTTTCCCCGTCGCTCTTTCTTCAAACACCAGCGCTGTATTTCTATATCTTGCTGGGCATTTCCAGTGAGTTGTTCCTCTCGGCATTGATTCTTGGCGACTACGCACTTGTGGGCAAGGATGCAACGGCATACCGCGTGTATCGCAAACATGCGCTATGGCTCGGACCACTCAACATGGCTGTCGCCCTCCTCACGGCACTGAGTATTGCGCGCCCTGCTGCTTGGTTGGAAAGGAATATGGTTGCACACTGGCCTTGGTTTGTGGCGTCCGGGTGTCTGTTTATTATCGGCTACGCACTAATGGTCACGAGCGGCACTGACTTAAATCGCCGATTCAGGTGGGCGTCGGTGGCCATCGTTGCTCAGTACGGCTGTGCCATGATGGGATACGGACTAGCCCATCTCCCATATTTGGTTTATCCCGCTGTGACTATTAACGAAAGCTTTACAAACTCGGCAATGTTCCGTGCGGTTATTGTGGTTCTTATTTTGGGGTTGGCTGTGTTGTTCCCAGGATTCGTTTGGTTTTGGCGGGTCTTCCTAGCGAACAGACCATACGCGACAAAGCCATGA
- a CDS encoding WD40 repeat domain-containing protein, whose protein sequence is MFTHRLRLGVAMASGLAMIALVSGCQSSHKEQVPQAPATVPKGTLTAVTSDAAFVYLDGKWEVLAGGGPNDQPSDPLKTIDFSPKGTLTATTVGSNDDALTGNSVGLWLYDKGWQQVTPNGDKTVAVYGWSPSNVLYAIPDDGQTKGIWYQSNGKWQVVNGSASFGFINSIQWSPTGIMTIVAEASDGSSSVWQYVNGKWDRLDYSSVPFAADGLQVEWSPSGVLTLATSAHGVWQYVGGSWSQPGGVNSPIGNVTQLAWSPQGELLISGDSKKALGLWQLQNTGWSRVGGADAPFAKDGIRQFGWSPTGTLTVSDSTNGKIYQMESGKWTAVWNNTPSDSHSVIPITFGWSPSGLLTCNGGFLGGIWQYQSGTWNEVGGDNSPLKNQAAAPFAWSK, encoded by the coding sequence ATGTTTACACATAGATTGCGTCTTGGTGTCGCCATGGCATCTGGATTAGCTATGATAGCCCTCGTTTCGGGATGCCAAAGCTCACATAAAGAGCAAGTTCCCCAGGCTCCGGCAACCGTTCCGAAAGGAACGTTGACGGCTGTAACGAGCGATGCCGCCTTTGTTTATCTCGACGGGAAGTGGGAGGTCTTAGCAGGCGGTGGGCCGAATGACCAGCCATCCGATCCGCTGAAGACAATCGATTTCTCCCCAAAAGGGACGTTGACAGCGACCACGGTCGGAAGCAACGATGACGCGTTGACAGGAAACTCCGTGGGATTGTGGCTGTACGACAAAGGTTGGCAACAAGTTACCCCAAATGGGGACAAGACGGTCGCCGTATACGGCTGGTCACCGTCAAATGTCCTGTACGCCATTCCGGACGACGGTCAAACAAAGGGAATTTGGTATCAATCGAACGGAAAATGGCAGGTTGTGAACGGCAGTGCTTCGTTTGGGTTTATCAACTCGATTCAGTGGTCGCCCACTGGAATCATGACCATCGTGGCCGAAGCATCAGACGGCTCTTCAAGTGTCTGGCAGTATGTGAACGGGAAGTGGGATCGCTTGGACTATTCGAGCGTTCCATTTGCGGCGGATGGACTTCAGGTCGAGTGGTCACCATCGGGTGTTCTCACTCTAGCGACGAGTGCGCATGGTGTTTGGCAGTACGTTGGCGGATCGTGGAGTCAGCCCGGGGGAGTGAACAGCCCAATTGGCAATGTTACGCAACTCGCTTGGTCACCGCAAGGTGAGCTCCTTATTTCAGGCGACTCGAAGAAGGCCTTAGGTCTTTGGCAGTTACAGAACACCGGGTGGTCGCGAGTGGGTGGTGCGGACGCACCGTTCGCCAAGGATGGTATCCGTCAGTTCGGGTGGTCACCGACTGGAACGCTCACGGTCAGCGACTCGACGAACGGTAAAATCTATCAGATGGAGTCCGGAAAATGGACAGCTGTCTGGAACAATACACCGTCGGACAGTCACAGTGTGATTCCGATCACGTTTGGTTGGTCCCCATCGGGTTTGCTGACATGCAACGGCGGATTTCTCGGTGGCATCTGGCAATATCAAAGCGGGACTTGGAATGAAGTCGGAGGGGACAACTCACCGCTGAAAAACCAAGCGGCTGCGCCATTTGCGTGGTCAAAGTAG
- the wrbA gene encoding NAD(P)H:quinone oxidoreductase: MKNVNLAVVYYSSTGTNYKMAQAAADAAKELGSEVRVLKVPELAPEEAIASNAGWKAHYEATKDVPTATAADLEWADAIIFSVPTRFGNVPSQMKQFLDTMGGLWAQGKTVNKVVSAMASAQNPHGGQEATILSLYTSMYHWGAIVVAPGYTDQSLFAAGGNPYGVSVTAVEDGSVSDASIAAIQHQARRVVNVAKMIKNGQDK, encoded by the coding sequence ATGAAAAACGTAAATCTCGCTGTGGTTTACTACAGCTCCACCGGAACAAACTACAAAATGGCACAAGCAGCAGCCGACGCGGCAAAGGAATTGGGTTCTGAAGTACGCGTGTTGAAAGTACCTGAACTCGCGCCGGAAGAAGCCATCGCTTCCAACGCCGGCTGGAAAGCACATTATGAAGCGACAAAAGACGTACCAACCGCTACAGCGGCTGATCTGGAGTGGGCTGATGCAATTATTTTCAGCGTTCCCACGAGATTTGGTAACGTACCGTCACAAATGAAACAGTTCCTCGATACAATGGGTGGTCTCTGGGCACAAGGCAAAACAGTGAATAAGGTTGTCAGTGCAATGGCCAGCGCACAAAACCCGCACGGTGGCCAGGAAGCCACGATTCTGTCCCTGTATACAAGTATGTATCACTGGGGGGCCATCGTTGTGGCACCTGGGTACACGGATCAATCTCTGTTCGCTGCCGGAGGAAATCCTTACGGTGTGAGTGTGACAGCCGTAGAAGATGGCAGCGTATCTGATGCTTCTATCGCTGCAATTCAGCACCAAGCTCGTCGTGTCGTCAATGTCGCGAAAATGATCAAGAACGGACAAGATAAGTAA
- a CDS encoding DODA-type extradiol aromatic ring-opening family dioxygenase, giving the protein MTPSLFIAHGAPLLAIENNEYTQFLSNLGNTIPRPKAVVVFSAHWVASQQQVSDVENYDTIYDFGGFPDALYQIKYPAKGEKAITQEIEGLFQQHGIPYETETKRGLDHGAWVVLRLLYPNADVPVMSMSVNPRLSPEQQYNIGKALSALREKDVLIIGSGGTVHNLRAVDWQADGIRITPWAQEFDNWLEEHLKRWDLNSLFQYETLAPNAALAVPPHGNEHFVPLFYAMGAADSVQTAQLLHRSYRYGNLSQSVWQFG; this is encoded by the coding sequence ATGACTCCGTCTTTGTTTATTGCCCATGGAGCACCGCTACTGGCCATTGAAAACAACGAATACACTCAGTTTCTGAGCAATCTAGGCAATACGATTCCTCGTCCGAAAGCAGTTGTCGTGTTTTCTGCGCACTGGGTCGCTTCACAACAGCAAGTTTCTGATGTGGAAAACTACGACACAATTTATGACTTCGGCGGCTTCCCGGACGCGCTTTATCAAATCAAGTATCCGGCCAAGGGAGAAAAGGCCATCACGCAGGAAATTGAGGGTTTGTTTCAACAGCACGGGATTCCATATGAGACAGAAACGAAGCGGGGCCTGGACCATGGTGCATGGGTTGTCCTTCGGTTGCTGTATCCGAATGCTGATGTTCCCGTGATGTCAATGTCTGTTAATCCACGGCTTTCGCCTGAACAACAGTACAATATCGGCAAAGCGTTATCAGCGCTGCGGGAAAAGGACGTCTTGATTATCGGGAGCGGCGGCACCGTACATAACTTACGTGCCGTCGATTGGCAGGCGGATGGCATTCGGATTACACCATGGGCACAGGAATTCGACAATTGGTTGGAGGAACATCTGAAGCGTTGGGATCTAAATTCCCTCTTTCAGTACGAAACGCTTGCGCCAAACGCAGCGTTGGCCGTTCCTCCCCACGGAAATGAGCATTTTGTTCCATTGTTCTACGCAATGGGCGCAGCTGATTCCGTTCAAACTGCCCAGCTATTGCATCGGAGCTATCGGTATGGAAACCTCAGTCAAAGTGTTTGGCAGTTTGGTTGA
- a CDS encoding universal stress protein, with protein MKWGVAMYNRILVPIEDLDTVDTVMPAVQSISGKQTGCRVTLLHVVKPVYNLGVGPGYVVDVGDVEERLDEEGQQILEAARHKFLASGLDAKIVLTSGEPAHEICRYADDDDTDLIIVGCKDKGLLEKLLIGSVSQKVTQDAPSNVLVVK; from the coding sequence ATGAAATGGGGAGTGGCCATGTATAATCGGATTCTTGTACCTATTGAGGATTTGGACACAGTCGATACCGTCATGCCTGCGGTTCAATCTATAAGCGGGAAACAAACGGGTTGTCGCGTAACACTACTTCACGTTGTCAAGCCTGTATACAATTTGGGTGTCGGCCCAGGCTATGTTGTCGATGTGGGTGACGTCGAAGAACGATTGGATGAGGAAGGCCAACAAATCTTGGAGGCTGCTCGCCATAAGTTTTTGGCGTCTGGTCTCGACGCGAAAATAGTTCTTACATCGGGAGAGCCGGCCCACGAAATCTGCCGATATGCAGATGACGATGATACGGATCTCATTATTGTCGGGTGTAAGGATAAGGGACTTCTCGAGAAACTCCTTATTGGCAGCGTCAGTCAAAAAGTCACGCAGGACGCGCCAAGCAATGTACTCGTCGTGAAGTAA
- a CDS encoding SCP2 sterol-binding domain-containing protein, with protein sequence MSVKQALQDLEKKMSEDNSHIQSLNGVLQFDITGDESETFQVEFDSGTVKLKTDELTNPLCTLVTSGDNLVKLIRGQLNATTAVFTGKLKVKGDLGFAMKIQSILPKYAS encoded by the coding sequence ATGAGTGTAAAGCAAGCACTACAGGACTTGGAAAAAAAGATGAGCGAGGATAATTCACACATTCAGAGCCTCAATGGCGTACTTCAATTCGATATAACAGGGGACGAGTCGGAGACCTTTCAGGTCGAATTCGATAGTGGGACGGTCAAGTTGAAGACGGATGAGTTGACCAATCCACTGTGTACCCTCGTGACCTCGGGAGATAACCTTGTAAAACTGATTCGTGGACAACTGAACGCGACGACAGCCGTATTTACGGGGAAACTGAAAGTAAAAGGCGATCTCGGTTTCGCCATGAAGATTCAATCCATTCTCCCAAAATACGCATCATAG